In Leisingera sp. NJS204, the DNA window CCAGGGCAAACCGCTGCGCCTGCCAGACGTCCAGCTTGCCAACCCGGATGCCGGTATTCACAAAGGCCCAGCGGGCGCCATCGCCGATTTGTCCCGGAGCCGTAAAGGACCCCTGCGCCAGGACCATAGGCCGGGAAAACACAGCGCCGGCCACTTTCAGCGCATTGTTCTTGAAGTCGATCTTTACGCCTTCGGTCGGGATCCCGTTTGCGTCCTCCGCATAATCAGGGGACTCCAGGCTTCCGGCGATCTCAGCATTGCCGATTGAGCCGTCGCGGATCGCCGCCTTGCGTATGTAAACACCTTCGGGAACCAGAATGCCGCCGACCATGGTGTCCTCAGTATAGACCACAAAGGGGCTGCGCTTCTGCGCGCCATCTGCCGAGACGATTGCAAACTTATCCGCCTGAAACGCTATCTCGGATGCGGGTTCGCCCTCGTCATCCAGATCAGACCGCACCACCATTCCCGCCACATGGCCGTTGTTGTCGATGCGCAGGGTGAATTCCCCCATCACCCCGTCCACAGTCTGCATGGTCTGCTGAATGCTGGTGCTGTTGTCGCCAACATCGGATTGCAACTGAGTGATCGCCGTGGCCTGGCTGGACACAGCCCCCTCAGCATCGCTGACGCGGGTGTCCAACTGGCTGAGGGCGGTGGCCTGCCCGGCAGCATTGCCCTCGGCATCATCCAGACGGCTGTCCAAGCTGATGAGGCTCTGGCCGTGGCTGATGATCACGCCTTCCGCACTTGTGACCCGCGCGTCCAGTTGCGACTGCGCCGTGGCCTGGCCGGAAATACCCGCCTCCGCGCTATCCAGGCGGGCCTCAAGGCTGATCAGGCTCTGGCTGTGGCTGGTGATCGCACCTTCTGCTGTGCTGACACGGGTTGTCAGCGCGCTGGAGGCTGCGGCCTGGGCGGCAATGTCGCCATCCAAGCGGACCTCCAGGGCATCTATGCTGCTGGCCAGAGCAGCGTCGCCGCTGGCGCGCACCAGCTTTTCCGATTCAATCAGCGCCACGCTGTTTTCAATCGCCACACCAAGGCTTGCAGTGATGGCCGCTGTTGCGCTGCGGTCATCATCCACCCGCGCCCGGATGTCCTGAGTGGCATAGGCAATCTGGGTCTTCAGGGCTTCGCGCTGTTCATAAGCCAGCAGCAATTGCTCCAGGGTGGCAACATCCTGCAGCGCCATCTGATCATGCAGGTTGCGCACGTCGCTTACGGACTGGGTGATTGCCGGGCCGTCCAGGGTGCCGATCTGCACCTCTGCCGTGGACAGGCGGCTTTCGGCGGCGTCAAAATCCGCCTGATCCACCTTCAGGGTGATGGCCTCTTGGGCGGCGTCGATATCCACTTCTGCCGAACTCAGGCGGGCGTCCATCCCGTCCACTTCGGTTTGCGTGGCCTTCAGGGCGATGGCCGCCTCCGCCGCGTCCAGATCTGCCTCCACCTGGTTTACCCGCAACTGCAGGTCGCCCACGACGGGGATCTGGCTCGGGTCCAGTACCGCATTGGAAATCTGCTGATTGACCCAGGCTTGGGTGGCCGACAGTGTGATAGAGGCTTCGGCAGCGGACAGCCGGATTTCCGCCGTGCTGATCCGTTCGGCTTCCGCCTCCACGCCGTAGATCCGCACCGTGCCGGTGTCCGGGTCCTGGTAGATCCCGGCATCCGCCATGCGCCCGTCGATTTCGGACAGCTTGGTCAGCATCCAAAGCACTTTGTCCCCGATGACCCCCAGCGCCTCTGCCGCATGGAAGCTCTGCACGTCACGGATCTCCAGATCCCGCCGCACCGCGCCTTCCAGCGGCGCGATCTTGTCCAGGACAAGCTGGTCGTCCAGCGCGGCAGCGGCGGCATTGGCATCATCGGTGATTGCCTGCCAGGTCTCATCGGCCAGCATGTCCGGCTGCAGCTTGAACGCGGGCGTGGTGACCGGCAGCCAGGCGGTCCACTTGGTGTCTCTGGTCTTTGATATGGCCTTGGCGCGGGTCTCGTATTCTGTGCCGCCCTGCATCGGTTCCAGGCGGAAACTGCCCAGCTCCGGATCGGCGGTGCTGGCGCTGAAGCGGTCATCGTCGCCGTCTTTGACCCGCACTTGGAAGTGAGCCTCCCCCAATGAAGTGGTCCGCGCCTATGTTTAGGAAAGCGGAGGACCATAGATGGCCATTAAGAGACCCAAGCCTGAAGAGAACGTCGTGAAGTTACGGCAGGTTGAAACTCTGATGGGGCAAGGCATGCCCCGCATAAATGCGATCCGTCAGATCGGCGTTATGGAACAGACCTACTATCGCTGGAAGATCGAAGCATCGAACGCCATTGGTTCGAGAGAGATGCTGAGGGTACGGCGGAATGGGCACGGAACAGCCTAAAGAACTAAAGCGGCTGCAGAAGGAAAACGAGCGGCTTCGCCGGGCAGTTTCGGACCTGACACTGGACAAATTGATCCTGTCCGAGGCCTGAACGGGCGGAGCCCCTGAGCCCCTCCCGCCGCCGGGCCTGCATTGATCATGTGCGCAGCCAGATGAAGGTTTCCGAGCGTCGCGTTTGCCGCGTTCTGGGCCAGCACCGGTCCACACAGCGGCGAGTGCCGCAGGGACGTGCTGACGAGGAATGCCTGGTCGCGGACATGATCGAGCTGACACGTCAGTATGGCCGGTACGGCTACCGCCGGGTTGCGGCCCTGCTGCGGGACGCTGGCTGGCAGGTGAATGATAAACGTGTCGAACGTTTATGGCGGCGGGAGGGGCTGAAGGTTCCAAGGAAGCAGCCCAAGAGGGGACGGCTCTGGCTCAACCCTCTCGGGACATTGCTTCGCAATGCCCTGCCGGGCAGTGGACGGATCATGTGTCCGGCTGCGTCCGGAATATCGCAACCACGTCTGGTCGTACGACTTTGTGCATCACCGAACGGATGATGGCAGGGCTTTTAGAACATTGAACATTCTGGACGAGTATAGCCGGGAATACCTTGCGGTCCGAGTGAAGCGGAAGCTGAATGCAAACGAAGTCATCGATGCACTGACGGATCTGTTTATCCTACGTGGCGTGCCGGCATTCATTCGGTCAGACAATGGCCCTGAGTTCATAGCTCAGGCCGTCAGGGGGTGGATCAAAGCCGTTGGCGCCAAGACTGCTTTCATTGAACCGGGGTCGCCTTGGGAGAACGGATACTGCGAAAGTTTCAACGGGCGCATGCGGGACGAACTGCTGAACGGGGAGGTCTTCTATTCGCTACGCGAGGCCCAAATTATCATCGAAAACTGGAGGAAGCATTACATGAATTAGTCTCGATGTGATCTGACACCGCCCCCATTTTTTCAAATTGGATTGGGGGCGGTGGTTCCCTTGAAGGGAGATGGTTGTCCGTTTTGATGGTGGTGCCAACCAAACCATCGAAACGAGGAAACCACGATGTTGAATACTACCGACAAGATCATCAAACACAAAACCGGCCTGCTGAATCTGGCCGAGGAACTGGGGAATGTCTCGAAAGCCTGTCAGGTGATGGGCTATAGCCGGGATACTTTCTATCGCTACAAGTCAGCCGTTGAAGAAGGCGGCGTGGAAGCGCTGTTTGAGCGCACCCGGCGCAAGCCCAATCTGGCAAACCGGGTGGACGACGCGACCGAGCAGGCCGTCATCAAATCCGCCACTGATTTCCCGGCCTACGGTCAGGCCCGCACTTCGAACGAGTTGCGTAAGCTGGGTGTCTTCGTCTCACCCTCGGGTGTCCGGTCGATCTGGCTGCGGCACGATCTGGCGAACTTCAAGGCCCGGCTGAGGGCGTTGGAAGCCAAGGTGGCCGAGGACGGCATGATCCTGACCGAGGCCCAGGTGCAGGCGCTGGAGAAGAAGAAGCTCGACGATGAAGCCTGCGGCGAGGTGGAAACAGCCCATCCCGGCTATCTGGGATCACAGGACACGTTTTATGTCGGCACCCTCAAGGGCGTCGGGCGGGTCTATCAGCAGACTTACGTGGACACCTATTGCAAGGTGGCGCATGCCAAGCTCTACACCACCAAAACACCGATCACCGCAGCCGACCTGCTCAATGACCGAGTGCTGCCATTCCATGACGAGCACGACCTGCCGGTGCTGCGGATCATGACAGATCGCGGGACGGAATACTGCGGGCGCGTCGACAAACACGATTTCCAGCTCTTCCTGGCGATCAACGATATCGACCACACCAAAACCAAGGTGAAATCACCGCAGACCAATGGCATCTGCGAACGGTTTCACAAGACGGTGTTGCAGGAGTTTTATCAGGTCGCGTTCCGCAAGAAGCTCTACGACAGCATCGAAGCCTTGCAGGCCGATCTGGACGAATGGCTGCACCACTACAACCACGAGCGCACTCATCAGGGCAAAATGTGTTGCGGCAGAACGCCGTTTCAGACCATGATCGAGGGCAAAGAAATCTGGAAGGAAAAGTTCCTGAACCAAACTTGACCTGACAGACGCCGCCGGAAAAACGGCCAACTGTCAGATCACATCGGAACCACTACACATTACAACACCAAACGCCCCCGCAGTGCTCTGGGCTACCGCCCGCCTGCGCCAGAGGCCAATGTCCAGATGGACCAAAGGCCAACCATGTACTAACTTTCAATCTGGACCACTCCAGTGGGGCCGCTCAACGACCCCGGGATCGACAGCAGCCCGCATTGCTTGCCGATAGACAGCTCAGAATTGGCAGGTTCGACCATTTTACGCCTCACCTGCCGGTCCACGGCTTGCGCTTTCGTGACAAAAAATCGATGGCAACTACCAACTCCCCGATCTTGGCGTGCAGTTCTTTAACCTGCTCTTCGCCGATCTCCGGGCCTTTCTTGCTGCCACGCTTGAACACACCGGATGCCCCTCCAGTAGCGCCCGCTTCCAGCCGTGGATCATCGTGGCTTAAACACCAAACTGGCTTGCCACCTCAGCGACAGTCCGTTCGCGGTTCAACGGCTGGTCGATCACAGCAGGAAAATGGGACCCGTAGTCACGCAGTTAGACCTGCGTGCTTTTGGGGGTCGGCAGAAAATCAAGGATCGACTGTGCCTGATGCGCATCGCCCTCGAAACTCAGCCGGAAGGTGCCAGGCGCGCCGTGCGCGGGATAGCGCCGGGAAGGACGGCCTTGGCAAGATCTCCGGATAGTGCGCCAACCCTGACCCTTTCGCCTGTTTCCAGCGGCCGCCAGGAATGGTTTTCTGCGACCCGCTGGGTCATCCAGGGCATGTGCCGGTTTTCCAGGCCGCCGCCGAAATCAACGCGGGCACTGGATTGCCGTGCCGGTTGTTTTATGCAAGATGTTTCGTTAAATATGAAAGATCTTACGCATATGGCGCTTATTCACAAAAAAATCTCCGCGCTTTTGACGGATATGAACCTATCCAACCGGCAGGCGGCGCTGAAATGCGGGATCCCCTATGGCACTTTCAATAGCGCGCTGAAGAACGAGCGTGAGATCGGCTGGAGCATGCTGGATGCGCTGGCGCGCGGGCTGGGGGTGTCGTTTCACTATTTCTCGTCGGACACTGCTGATCTTGAGCTGCTGCCGGACCGCCGGGCGGAGGAGGCTGGACGCAAGGCATTTGAAATTCTCAATGCCCAGTTGCAATCGGCTGCCCGCTCCCGCCAGTACCGCGGCTGCGACGTGTCGCTGCAGGACTTCCTGGACTGGTGGTTTGCCAACAGCGGCCGCCTGGAAGGCTTTGACCAGCTGCAGCATCAGGTGGATTTGTTCAGCCCGCCGGATGCGGAGAAAAACCGCATTCAGCCGATCAAGTCAGGTCCGGCCAGCCTGGCCTCGATTTGCTTTGAGGTGGCAAGCAGCGAGCAGCTGCGGAACACCCTGAACGGGTTCAGCGACAGGCTAAATTCTGATCTGGTATTGGCGCACAGCGAGGCGATCAGCCGCGGCGAGCCGGTGATCACCCATCCGTCGATCGACGTGAACCTGCTGAACGGGCGCCGCTTTACCCGGCAGTACCGGCGGGTTTTGGCACCGGTATATTTACCGGACGGCAAGCTGATGGTGGCCAACTTCTCACAGGATATCAAATTTGGCTAAATCGCTTTGCAGCATGTGTTCCATTTCCAGCCGGGATGCGCCGACAAACCATTCGGTGCTGCTGCGCACTTCCGGTTCCGGATCGCGCCATTTCTGCGCCCGCGGAATTGCCCGGCTGAAGCCGTAGACCAGGTCCAGCCGGGCCTGCATGTGGCGGTCGGGGATAAAGGCGTAGATCCAGTCCACATCCCATTTCTGGATCGCCAGGATTTGAAAGATCCGCATAAAAGGCTCTAGCCGTTCCGCCCGTTTGCCGCGATGGCCGGGCAGAAAGTTCAGCTCGCCGATATAGGCCAGGCGGCCGCTGACCTCCCGCGCCAGCGGTTCTGCGACGCTTTCAACGCCGCCGCCTGCATCGTTGGGAAACTGATGCCGCGAGGTGCGCAGCAGAAACTCAGCCAGGGTTTCGCGGCCCAGATCCTGCAGCATGGAGGCAGCACCGCCGACATAGGTGTCGCCCTCCTTCAGGAACAGCCAAAAGGCCGAGTTCCGGGTGTGGTCGGCCCGTTCGATGGCAAAACCCGGCATCTGGAACCGGCGGCCGGTTTCGGCGGCGGCGTCGGGCACTTTCTCAAAATCCGTGAACATTTCGACCTGAAGGCCGGCCTGCGAAAGCGCGTTCAAATATCCCGAAAGCGTTTTGCCCAAATCCAGAAAGTTCATAAAGGTCCCCCGTCACAAAAATTATGTATCCGGATAGCCCGGATCGTCTCCTGACGCCGCCTCAGAGTGCATGTTCACTAAAATCTTAACTACTTTTGCGGTAAATTGTTTGAAATTCAAACTGAACTCTCCGCCACGTGCATTCCGGTGGCCGCGAATGGGTATCGCTTGTTTTGAATAACAAAAAGCCCGGCAACTGCGCTGCCGGGCTGAGCTGTGTCAAAGGTGCTTTGGGTTGTGTCAGCCGCGGCCGCGGTAGGGGGGCACGCCTTGGTCGGGGATCCAGACGCCCTCAGGCATCGGGCCGGTTTGCCAGAACACATCAATCGGAATGCCGCCGCGCGGATACCAGTAGCCGCCGATGCGCAGCCATTGCGGCTGCAGGAAGTCCGCCAGCCGGCGGGCGATGGAGACCGTGCAATCCTCGTGAAAGGCGCCGTGATTGCGGAAGGAGGTCAGGAAAAGCTTCAGCGATTTGCTTTCCACCAGCCACTCACCGGGTACGTAGTCGATCACCAGATGGGCAAAATCCGGCTGGCCGGTCATCGGGCAAAGGGAGGTGAACTCCGGTGCGGTGAAGCGCACGTTATAGGCCGTGTCGGACTGCGGGTTCTGCACCCGCTCCAGTTCTGCCTGTTCCGGGCTGGCCGGCACCACGGTATCGCCGCCCAGCTGTTTCAGATTGCTGTAGATGCTGTCAGACATGTCAGGGTTCCTATGTTCAGACGCCGCGTTTGTTGCCCCAAACCAGCACATGCAGCTGGGGCAGGACGCGGGGGGTGAACCAGCGGTCGCCGGTCACTTTTTCAATCAGCCACAACAGCCGGTCTGTGGCTTGGTTCAGATCGACCGGCAGGGAGGGGTCAACTTCCGGATTGCCGGGCTGCAGA includes these proteins:
- a CDS encoding phage tail tip fiber protein — protein: MRVKDGDDDRFSASTADPELGSFRLEPMQGGTEYETRAKAISKTRDTKWTAWLPVTTPAFKLQPDMLADETWQAITDDANAAAAALDDQLVLDKIAPLEGAVRRDLEIRDVQSFHAAEALGVIGDKVLWMLTKLSEIDGRMADAGIYQDPDTGTVRIYGVEAEAERISTAEIRLSAAEASITLSATQAWVNQQISNAVLDPSQIPVVGDLQLRVNQVEADLDAAEAAIALKATQTEVDGMDARLSSAEVDIDAAQEAITLKVDQADFDAAESRLSTAEVQIGTLDGPAITQSVSDVRNLHDQMALQDVATLEQLLLAYEQREALKTQIAYATQDIRARVDDDRSATAAITASLGVAIENSVALIESEKLVRASGDAALASSIDALEVRLDGDIAAQAAASSALTTRVSTAEGAITSHSQSLISLEARLDSAEAGISGQATAQSQLDARVTSAEGVIISHGQSLISLDSRLDDAEGNAAGQATALSQLDTRVSDAEGAVSSQATAITQLQSDVGDNSTSIQQTMQTVDGVMGEFTLRIDNNGHVAGMVVRSDLDDEGEPASEIAFQADKFAIVSADGAQKRSPFVVYTEDTMVGGILVPEGVYIRKAAIRDGSIGNAEIAGSLESPDYAEDANGIPTEGVKIDFKNNALKVAGAVFSRPMVLAQGSFTAPGQIGDGARWAFVNTGIRVGKLDVWQAQRFALAAAASVTTTGTAPGGMDPNNTFWTLNTSIQPGARWNGFGGANPDPAASWSKDPAALVNPHWASGSDQRVFLAIDLEAQGGVYFNNPKIEWTVFQVT
- a CDS encoding IS481 family transposase, with protein sequence MLNTTDKIIKHKTGLLNLAEELGNVSKACQVMGYSRDTFYRYKSAVEEGGVEALFERTRRKPNLANRVDDATEQAVIKSATDFPAYGQARTSNELRKLGVFVSPSGVRSIWLRHDLANFKARLRALEAKVAEDGMILTEAQVQALEKKKLDDEACGEVETAHPGYLGSQDTFYVGTLKGVGRVYQQTYVDTYCKVAHAKLYTTKTPITAADLLNDRVLPFHDEHDLPVLRIMTDRGTEYCGRVDKHDFQLFLAINDIDHTKTKVKSPQTNGICERFHKTVLQEFYQVAFRKKLYDSIEALQADLDEWLHHYNHERTHQGKMCCGRTPFQTMIEGKEIWKEKFLNQT
- a CDS encoding helix-turn-helix domain-containing protein; the protein is MDHRGLNTKLACHLSDSPFAVQRLVDHSRKMGPVVTQLDLRAFGGRQKIKDRLCLMRIALETQPEGARRAVRGIAPGRTALARSPDSAPTLTLSPVSSGRQEWFSATRWVIQGMCRFSRPPPKSTRALDCRAGCFMQDVSLNMKDLTHMALIHKKISALLTDMNLSNRQAALKCGIPYGTFNSALKNEREIGWSMLDALARGLGVSFHYFSSDTADLELLPDRRAEEAGRKAFEILNAQLQSAARSRQYRGCDVSLQDFLDWWFANSGRLEGFDQLQHQVDLFSPPDAEKNRIQPIKSGPASLASICFEVASSEQLRNTLNGFSDRLNSDLVLAHSEAISRGEPVITHPSIDVNLLNGRRFTRQYRRVLAPVYLPDGKLMVANFSQDIKFG
- the queF gene encoding preQ(1) synthase, which encodes MSDSIYSNLKQLGGDTVVPASPEQAELERVQNPQSDTAYNVRFTAPEFTSLCPMTGQPDFAHLVIDYVPGEWLVESKSLKLFLTSFRNHGAFHEDCTVSIARRLADFLQPQWLRIGGYWYPRGGIPIDVFWQTGPMPEGVWIPDQGVPPYRGRG